CTGTATTGAGCGGCCCATTGTGGGAAAACCGGTTTGAAACTGGTCTCGGTGTTTGCCCGTGTTTGCGCGCTATGCGCACGAATAGCATTTGTCGATGTTCAGGCCAAGGCGAGGTCGAGGACTTCGACCCAATGCCGCACCGGCATGGCGGTGCCGCTTTGCAGATGCTGGATGCAGCCGATATTTGCCGAGACGATGGTGTCGGCGTGCAGGGGCGCAAGGGCCTGCAGCTTCTGGTCGCGCAGCTGTTTGGACAGCGCGGGCTGCAGCACCGAATAGGTGCCGGCGGACCCGCAGCAGAGGTGGCTGTCGCAGGGCGCCAGCTGCAGATCAAAACCCAGCTCGCGCAGGCCGGCCTCGACCCCGCCGCGCAGCTGCTGGCCGTGTTGCAGGGTGCAGGGCGGGTGGTAGGCCAGCTTGGCGCGCGGGGCGCCGCCGCTGGCCTTCTTGAGCCGTGGCTTGAGCAGGGGCAGCAGCTCGGGCAGCAGCTCGCTCAGATCGCGGCACAGGGCGCTGACGCGGGCCGCCTTGTCGGTATAGGCTGGGTCATGCGCCAGGGCGCGGCCGTAGTCCTTGACCGTCACGCCGCAGCCGGAGGCATTCATCACCAAGGCCTCGATGCGGCCGGCTTCGGTCAGGCCGTCGACCAGGGGCCACCAGGCGTCGATATTGCGGCGCATATCGTCCAGGCCGCCGGCATGGTCACCGAGATGGCTGCGGATGGCGCCGCAACAGCCGGCGCTGTCGGCCACCAGGGTCTGGATGCCGGCGGCGTCCAGCACCCGCGCGGTCGCGCTGTTGATATTCGGCGCCATGGCCGGCTGCACGCAGCCCAGCAGCAGGGCCATCTTGCGTGGGTGGCTGCGGGTCGGCCAGTCGTGGGCGCCCGCTGGGGCCGGGGCCGGCACCTTGTCCTTGAGCACGGCCGGCAGCAGGGGCCGTAGGGCTTGGCCCAGCTTCATGGCCGGGCCGAAGGCGGGCGAGGTCAGGCCTTCCTTGAGCAGCCAGCGCACGGCCTGCTCGCCGCGGGGGCGCGGCACCTTGGCCTCGACGATGCCGCGGCCGATCTCCAGCAACTGGCCGTAGGGCACGCCCGAGGGGCAGGTGCTCTCGCAGTTGCGGCAGGTCAGGCAGCGGTCCAGGTGCAACTGGGTCGAGGCGGTGGCCGGGCTGCCTTCCAGCACCTGCTTGATCAGGTAGATGCGGCCTCGCGGGCCGTCGAGTTCGTCGCCGAGCAGCTGGTAGGTCGGGCAGGTGGAGGTGCAGAAGCCGCAGTGCACGCAGCGGCTCAGGATGTCGACGGCGGCCTGGCCTTCAGGCGTGCCTTGGAACTCGGCGGCAAGTTGGGTTTGCATGCGGGCTGCGCTTCGCTCAAAGCTCGGGGTAGAGGCGGCCGGGGTTGAACACGCCGGCCGGATCGAAAGAGGTCTTGAGTTCGCGGTGGATGCGCATCAAGGCCGGTGCTGCGGGTGCAAACACCTGCTGGCGCTGTTCGTCACGGCACAGGAACAAGGTGGCATGGCCGCCCAGCGAGGCCGCGGCTTCGCGCATTTGTGCCGCCGGCAAGGGCGTGGTCACCCAGCGCTGGCCGCCACCCCATTCGATCAGCTGTTCGCCGGGCAGCTGCAGCGCTGGCGCCGTCTGCGGCAGGCTCAGGCGCCAGAGCGCGGCACCGCCGGCCACGGCGCGCGCTGCACCGGTGAAGAACTCGTCGCTGTGATCACGCAGGCCGTCCCAGAAGGGCTGGGCCAGGGCCTCTGGGATCTCGTCGCCGCCCAGACTCTGCTGCGCCGCGCGCACGGCGGCTTCGGCGCCGGCCAGGCGCAGCAGCAGGGCGCCATCCCACCAGGCGCTGGCCTGGATGGGCAGGGGCTTGCCGCCCCAGCGGTTGAGCTGGTTGAGCGCCTGAGCCTGTCCCAGTTCGAAACGCAGGGTGGCGCGCGCCATCGGCTGGGGCATGACCTTGAGCGAGACTTCGAGGATCAGGCCCAGCACGCCCAGCGAACCGGCGATCAGGCGCGACACGTCGTAGCCGGCCACGTTCTTCATCACCGTGCCGCCGAAGTTCAGCAGCTCGGCCCGCCCGTTGAGCAGGCTCAGGCCCAGCACATGCTCGCGCAGCGCGCCCTGGCTGGCCCGTGATGGGCCACTCAAGCCGGCCGCCACCATGCCGCCCACGGTGCCGCGGCCTTGAAAGCGCGGCGGCTCGAAGGCGAGATGCTGGCCCTGGCTGGTCAACGCGGTCTCCAACTCGGTGATGGGCGTGCCGGCCTTGGCCGTGATGACCAGCTCGCTGGGCTCATAGCTGCTGATGCCGGCAAAGCCGCTGACATCGAGCTGCGCGTCGCCGCGCGGGCGTTCACCGTAAAAATCCTTGCTGCCCTGGCCGCGGATCTGCAGGCTGCGGCCCTGCGCGGCGGCTTCACGAATCTGGTCTTGAAACAAGGCCACGCTCATCGCTCAGAACCTCTCCAGCTCGGGGTGGGCCAGCAGGCCGCGGTGCACATGCATGCGGCCGTACTCGGCGCAGCGTTGCAGGGTGGGGATGACCTTGCCCGGGTTGAGCAGGCTGTGGGGGTCGAAGGCGCGCTTGAGCGCGAACATCTGCTCGCGCTCCTCGGGCGAAAACTGCACGCACATGGAGTTGAGCTTTTCCACGCCCACGCCGTGCTCGCCAGTGACGGTGCCGCCCAGGGCCACGCTGGTCTCCAGGATCTCGGCGCCAAATTCCTCGCAGCGTCGCAGCTGATCGGGGTCGCGCGCGTCGAACAGGATCAGCGGATGGAGGTTGCCGTCGCCGGCATGGAAAACATTGGCGCAGCGCAGCTGGTACTTCTTCTCCATCTCGGCAATCGCCAGCAGGATGGCGGCCAGGTTTTTGCGCGGGATGGTGGAGTCCATGCACATGTAATCGGGGCTGATGCGGCCCGAGGCCGGGAAGGCGTTCTTGCGCCCGCTCCAAAACCGCAAACGCTGGGCCTCATCGGCACTGACCTGGCACTGCGTCGCCCCATGGGCCAGCAGCACGGCCTGCATGCGCTCGATTTCCTCGGCCACCTCTTCGGGTGTGCCGTCGCTCTCGCACAGCAGGATGGCCTCGGCGTCGAGGTCGTAGCCGGCATGGACGAAATCCTCCACCGCCGCCGTCATGGGCTTGTCCATCATCTCCAGCCCGGCCGGGATGATGCCGGCGGCGATGATGGCCGCCACCGCCGCGCCCGCCTGGCGCACATCGGCGAAGCTGGCCATGATGCAGCGCGCCAGCTGCGGCTTGGGGATGAGCTTGACCGTCACCTCGGTGATCACGGCCAGCATGCCCTCGCTGCCCAGCACCAGGCTGAGCAGGTCCAGGCCCGGCGCGTCCAGCGCTTCGGAGCCGAACTCCACCGCCTCGCCCGCCATGGTGAAGCCCCGCACGCGCAGCACGTTATGCAGGGTCAGGCCGTATTTGAGGCAGTGCACGCCGCCGGAGTTCTCGGCCACATTGCCGCCGATGGTGCAGGCGATCTGGCTGCTCGGGTCGGGGGCGTAGTACAGGCCGTGGACCGCCGCGGCTTCCGATATGGCGAGATTGCGCACCCCGCACTGCACCCGTGCCGTGCGGGCGATCGGGTTGATCTCGAGAATCTTCTTGAATTTGGCCAGGGCCAGGGTCAGGCCTTGCGCATGAGGCATGGCGCCGCCGGACAGGCCGGTGCCGGCGCCACGCGCCACCACGGGTACTTGCAGCTGCTGGCAGATGCGCAGCACGGCGCCGACCTGCGCTTCGGTTTCCGGCAGGGCCACGGCCAGCGGGCGCTGGCGGTAGGCCGTCAGACCATCGCACTCGTAGGGTG
This region of Paucibacter aquatile genomic DNA includes:
- the glcF gene encoding glycolate oxidase subunit GlcF; translated protein: MQTQLAAEFQGTPEGQAAVDILSRCVHCGFCTSTCPTYQLLGDELDGPRGRIYLIKQVLEGSPATASTQLHLDRCLTCRNCESTCPSGVPYGQLLEIGRGIVEAKVPRPRGEQAVRWLLKEGLTSPAFGPAMKLGQALRPLLPAVLKDKVPAPAPAGAHDWPTRSHPRKMALLLGCVQPAMAPNINSATARVLDAAGIQTLVADSAGCCGAIRSHLGDHAGGLDDMRRNIDAWWPLVDGLTEAGRIEALVMNASGCGVTVKDYGRALAHDPAYTDKAARVSALCRDLSELLPELLPLLKPRLKKASGGAPRAKLAYHPPCTLQHGQQLRGGVEAGLRELGFDLQLAPCDSHLCCGSAGTYSVLQPALSKQLRDQKLQALAPLHADTIVSANIGCIQHLQSGTAMPVRHWVEVLDLALA
- the glcE gene encoding glycolate oxidase subunit GlcE, coding for MSVALFQDQIREAAAQGRSLQIRGQGSKDFYGERPRGDAQLDVSGFAGISSYEPSELVITAKAGTPITELETALTSQGQHLAFEPPRFQGRGTVGGMVAAGLSGPSRASQGALREHVLGLSLLNGRAELLNFGGTVMKNVAGYDVSRLIAGSLGVLGLILEVSLKVMPQPMARATLRFELGQAQALNQLNRWGGKPLPIQASAWWDGALLLRLAGAEAAVRAAQQSLGGDEIPEALAQPFWDGLRDHSDEFFTGAARAVAGGAALWRLSLPQTAPALQLPGEQLIEWGGGQRWVTTPLPAAQMREAAASLGGHATLFLCRDEQRQQVFAPAAPALMRIHRELKTSFDPAGVFNPGRLYPEL
- a CDS encoding FAD-linked oxidase C-terminal domain-containing protein, with protein sequence MSALAPTTSPRSQAQQRLIQALSAELPAHALLWTDEDTTPYECDGLTAYRQRPLAVALPETEAQVGAVLRICQQLQVPVVARGAGTGLSGGAMPHAQGLTLALAKFKKILEINPIARTARVQCGVRNLAISEAAAVHGLYYAPDPSSQIACTIGGNVAENSGGVHCLKYGLTLHNVLRVRGFTMAGEAVEFGSEALDAPGLDLLSLVLGSEGMLAVITEVTVKLIPKPQLARCIMASFADVRQAGAAVAAIIAAGIIPAGLEMMDKPMTAAVEDFVHAGYDLDAEAILLCESDGTPEEVAEEIERMQAVLLAHGATQCQVSADEAQRLRFWSGRKNAFPASGRISPDYMCMDSTIPRKNLAAILLAIAEMEKKYQLRCANVFHAGDGNLHPLILFDARDPDQLRRCEEFGAEILETSVALGGTVTGEHGVGVEKLNSMCVQFSPEEREQMFALKRAFDPHSLLNPGKVIPTLQRCAEYGRMHVHRGLLAHPELERF